From a single Fulvivirga ulvae genomic region:
- a CDS encoding gliding motility-associated C-terminal domain-containing protein codes for MIKFKLLFSALFLLAVVANAQEVCDDGIDNDGDGFIDCFDSDCTGSSSCDGFYIGQDVQCQAIPNEFPSFSLTLDFASPNKTANHLGRIAVGDLDADGIPEIVAQNKYTDKLFILNGNDGTIKHETTVDSWLEPEWRVIIGNVEGDNCAEIYTILYDWTGSRHEYYIVAYDCQLNELWRSEYRESDPVHMSLADFDGDGQVELFYKDEIRDARTGTRLVAGNHTSWNGMNGGPVAVDVLGDGNLELVSGLKIYQVNLGSRTQDAGSLTLLDERTEYKIKKPENSTSIADYNQDGFLDVIATGRDNAGITTVFFWDVKNDVLKTYADPIPYVAEINLNCSASSGTDSYAKGWLRGTGRLNIGDLDGDGNLNVSYVSGRFLYALDHNFNLLWRVDVNEETSGHTGCTLFDFNGDGKTEVVYRDEQWLYIINGTDGSVFTQIRCISRTNVEYPIVADVDADGSTELCLVCGTSDVDAWDNFCSLGYSENSQVRVYKSGGEPWVPARRLWNQHGYFNVNVNDDLTIPAHQQKHHLVWSEGTCTQGPNRPLNNFLNQSPFLSSEGCPIYPSPDLAFVDNSLSVTHPHCPELDFDVSFQITNNGDVDITGDVPISFYNGNPYEAGAIKLKTIYVTLDHLGVGEVLTINETVTGPGNNVHLFIILSDNGTTLPTPIDMPNTNFLECDYKNNDLETWIYPLPFALSTEKTDNIFCVGSTVPANGSASAYRLIGTVKNTTDYKFSWFNGTDATGTPDFTGPIYSGLAAGTYSVYATHKTASCNSDTVQVQIVDIPEDFTVDVVVKNDNNNCNIPNGALQAVITDGGSVNDYTYKWVTGSTGDPITLPAISVSHTATNLTSGDYRVLVTSKLSGCSRVAPGSVGDNTTKPVVSASAVDILCSNANSGEVSANVGGSVIGFTFAWYKGNNVKPTADHNGATITGLAKGNYTVVATDTNTKCKSDAVTVTINQTTPPVITNTSSTDMTSCDPTLPNGSVTATFAGSASNYTIEWFAGQNTSSAVIGSTATVNGLDQGTYTVKLTENSTGCFVTAEATVGHNVVIPNLSLAKTDVTLCQPFNGTITASVSTGSLSDYTFSWYNGNNVKATPDYSEPGNTLTQLGAGTYTVEAFNNTTNCVASAKSITILAPVTEIQLDDAASSFPADCNATSGVLKVDVTPSSDLYNIDWYEGNVNPFTSTPFLTHTNVNTSTASNLTSGNYTVLATNVTTGCQQVEVFYMPLATGHELDLITQASSTTCNDNNGSLEVELTPTNLAGFDEADYEIDLYIGSSVASGTPDFSTAGISGKTTYQFTGLASGDYAVTATPTNPAIAVCDDPVVLLTIDMEVEYPEIAAVTQNANTFCDNLGATPNGEIEVEIDGGTNPANYIIEWFTGQDTSTPLNATNIAGINNERAINLAAGYYTVRVTDNTTYLTCSSTRTFQILNDRPTVSVPTAGLDITNVISCAPSNGSQIIVTDIMEDGVSVGTANYTFEWYDASNNILPNAGTPNTTNQINDLATGSYYVKAISTLSACQTTLIEFTIDDATIGDPSVDLISFQNPTKCLQPANLLGELHVSASGAGGGFSYAWTYPDGTLASGADQINLVDAGTYTVVVTNTTTLCSTTETYTLVEEEYPVNLSTSASPVTTCDPGDDGVVFGTVMTSPNNYTYTWTAPSPDNSTFVGREWSDRALDGTYSLTAVDNTDASCIATGTATIDMEQEMPVVTAVVKGAVTVCDLTKADGSAIATVDGSYVGYTFEWYDASGSPTPVYVGPEFFGMEPGTYEVVAIDNITKCSATQEVTIEENITTMPDPTIEVLSHVTNCETQDDGALSASVNGNTQDYIFYWFVGQQVTTDTAHVGEIWNNLTVGEYTVIAKSRITGCISNPDTDAINGEFVFPEFEFVVGNASCDQENGFARFVLTNSVEIDSITWTLAGSDQIIAHGPNLSPAYAGVYTVTATTAKGCSVSEDVEIHTEINPYNGISRNGDASNDYFRIDCIDKYPENLVKIFNRAGTQVYEAEGYDNETTFFDGVSNKGISIIGTSLPDGTYFYVIDKRDGSKPTAGYLEIVN; via the coding sequence ATGATTAAGTTTAAGTTACTTTTTTCAGCTCTATTCCTGCTAGCAGTAGTTGCGAACGCCCAGGAAGTATGTGACGATGGTATAGACAACGACGGAGACGGTTTTATAGACTGTTTTGACTCAGACTGTACCGGCAGTTCCAGTTGCGATGGTTTTTATATTGGTCAGGATGTGCAATGTCAGGCCATTCCCAATGAATTCCCATCCTTTTCTTTAACCCTTGATTTTGCCTCCCCTAACAAGACTGCCAATCACCTGGGTAGAATTGCTGTAGGTGATCTTGATGCCGATGGCATTCCAGAGATTGTTGCTCAAAACAAATACACCGACAAACTCTTCATTCTTAACGGAAACGACGGTACTATTAAGCATGAAACAACTGTTGACAGTTGGTTAGAACCCGAATGGAGAGTTATCATCGGTAACGTTGAAGGTGACAACTGTGCCGAGATTTACACCATTCTATATGACTGGACAGGCAGCAGACATGAATACTACATAGTGGCTTATGACTGCCAGCTGAATGAGCTTTGGAGATCTGAGTATCGAGAAAGTGATCCCGTACACATGAGTTTAGCTGACTTTGACGGAGACGGACAGGTAGAGCTTTTCTATAAAGATGAAATAAGAGATGCCCGCACCGGTACCCGCCTGGTAGCCGGTAACCACACCAGCTGGAATGGCATGAATGGTGGCCCGGTTGCCGTTGATGTATTAGGTGATGGCAACCTTGAATTGGTTTCCGGATTAAAGATCTACCAGGTAAACCTTGGCTCAAGAACTCAGGATGCCGGTTCACTTACCCTCCTTGACGAAAGAACCGAATATAAGATAAAAAAACCTGAAAACTCGACCAGTATTGCTGATTACAATCAGGATGGATTTCTGGACGTAATAGCTACCGGTAGAGACAATGCAGGTATAACAACAGTATTTTTCTGGGATGTAAAAAATGATGTTCTTAAAACTTATGCAGACCCGATACCTTACGTAGCAGAAATCAACCTCAATTGCTCTGCCTCTTCTGGTACTGACAGTTATGCAAAAGGCTGGTTAAGAGGTACAGGCCGCTTAAATATTGGCGACCTTGACGGTGATGGCAACCTCAACGTTTCTTATGTTTCCGGTAGATTTCTGTATGCTTTAGATCATAACTTTAACCTGTTGTGGCGTGTAGATGTAAACGAAGAAACTTCCGGCCATACAGGTTGTACTTTATTTGACTTTAACGGTGACGGAAAAACAGAGGTTGTTTACCGTGACGAACAGTGGCTATATATAATCAACGGAACCGATGGTAGTGTTTTCACTCAGATCCGTTGTATCTCCAGAACTAACGTAGAGTACCCTATAGTAGCTGATGTTGATGCCGATGGCTCCACAGAACTATGCCTGGTTTGTGGTACATCCGATGTAGACGCATGGGACAATTTCTGTAGTTTGGGATATTCAGAAAACTCTCAGGTTAGAGTTTATAAATCTGGCGGTGAGCCCTGGGTACCTGCAAGAAGACTGTGGAACCAGCATGGTTACTTTAACGTAAACGTAAACGACGACCTTACCATACCTGCTCATCAGCAGAAGCACCACCTGGTATGGTCAGAAGGAACTTGTACACAAGGCCCTAACAGGCCCCTTAACAATTTCCTTAACCAGTCTCCATTCCTAAGTTCAGAGGGTTGCCCAATTTATCCTTCCCCTGATTTAGCATTTGTAGACAATAGCTTAAGCGTTACACATCCTCATTGTCCGGAATTGGACTTTGACGTATCTTTCCAAATAACCAATAATGGAGATGTAGATATTACTGGTGATGTTCCGATTTCATTTTATAATGGCAATCCGTATGAAGCAGGAGCCATTAAGCTTAAAACCATATATGTTACTTTAGATCATTTAGGAGTTGGTGAAGTATTAACAATAAATGAAACCGTAACTGGTCCAGGGAACAATGTCCATCTCTTCATTATTCTTAGTGACAATGGAACCACGCTGCCTACTCCTATCGATATGCCAAATACAAACTTTCTTGAGTGTGACTATAAGAATAACGACCTAGAGACATGGATATATCCCTTACCCTTTGCTCTGTCAACAGAGAAAACTGACAATATATTCTGTGTAGGAAGCACCGTACCGGCTAACGGCTCAGCCAGTGCTTACAGATTGATCGGAACTGTAAAAAACACAACTGATTACAAGTTTAGCTGGTTCAATGGAACTGACGCTACAGGTACTCCTGACTTTACAGGACCTATCTACTCTGGTCTAGCAGCAGGTACATATTCCGTATATGCTACACATAAAACAGCATCTTGTAATTCTGACACTGTTCAGGTACAGATCGTTGATATTCCTGAGGATTTTACTGTAGATGTTGTAGTAAAGAATGATAACAACAACTGTAATATACCAAATGGAGCGCTTCAGGCCGTCATCACAGATGGTGGTTCTGTAAATGATTATACTTACAAATGGGTAACAGGTAGCACCGGTGACCCTATAACGCTTCCTGCAATTAGTGTGAGCCATACCGCGACTAACCTTACATCAGGCGATTACCGTGTATTAGTAACCAGTAAGCTTAGTGGATGTAGCAGAGTTGCTCCAGGTTCAGTAGGTGACAACACCACCAAACCTGTAGTTTCAGCATCAGCAGTCGACATTTTATGCTCTAACGCCAACTCTGGAGAAGTAAGTGCCAACGTAGGCGGTAGTGTAATTGGTTTTACCTTTGCCTGGTATAAGGGAAATAATGTAAAGCCAACTGCAGATCACAATGGTGCCACCATTACTGGTTTAGCAAAAGGCAACTATACCGTGGTTGCAACTGATACAAACACTAAATGCAAATCTGATGCGGTGACTGTGACTATTAATCAGACAACGCCGCCGGTCATTACTAACACAAGCAGTACTGATATGACCTCGTGTGATCCTACTTTGCCTAATGGCAGTGTTACTGCAACATTCGCAGGTAGTGCATCAAACTATACTATAGAGTGGTTTGCAGGTCAAAACACGAGTTCTGCAGTAATAGGCTCCACGGCTACAGTTAACGGATTGGATCAAGGTACGTACACTGTTAAATTAACAGAGAACAGTACGGGTTGTTTTGTAACTGCTGAAGCTACGGTTGGGCATAATGTTGTTATTCCTAACTTATCTTTGGCAAAAACTGATGTTACCCTTTGCCAGCCTTTCAACGGTACTATTACCGCAAGTGTAAGCACCGGCTCACTTAGTGACTATACTTTCTCATGGTACAATGGAAACAATGTAAAAGCCACGCCAGATTATAGTGAACCCGGCAATACGTTAACTCAATTGGGTGCAGGCACATATACAGTCGAAGCTTTTAATAACACTACCAATTGTGTTGCTTCTGCCAAATCAATAACTATTCTTGCCCCTGTAACTGAGATCCAGCTAGATGATGCTGCTTCTTCTTTCCCTGCTGATTGTAATGCCACAAGTGGTGTATTGAAGGTAGATGTCACTCCTTCTTCTGATCTTTATAACATAGACTGGTATGAAGGGAACGTAAACCCTTTTACATCAACACCATTCCTGACGCATACTAATGTTAATACTTCTACAGCCAGTAATCTGACCAGTGGCAACTATACAGTACTTGCAACCAATGTAACGACAGGTTGCCAGCAAGTGGAGGTTTTCTATATGCCATTGGCTACAGGACATGAACTGGATTTAATAACTCAGGCTTCTTCAACAACTTGTAATGACAATAACGGATCATTAGAAGTTGAACTAACCCCTACTAACCTTGCTGGGTTCGATGAAGCTGACTATGAAATAGATCTTTACATTGGCAGTTCAGTTGCTTCAGGCACACCTGACTTTTCAACAGCTGGTATATCTGGCAAAACCACTTATCAGTTCACCGGACTAGCGAGTGGAGATTATGCCGTGACTGCCACACCTACAAATCCTGCAATTGCGGTGTGTGATGACCCTGTAGTATTACTTACTATCGATATGGAAGTCGAGTATCCTGAAATTGCCGCCGTAACACAAAATGCTAATACTTTCTGTGATAACCTAGGAGCTACTCCAAATGGAGAAATAGAAGTAGAAATTGATGGAGGTACAAATCCTGCTAACTACATTATTGAGTGGTTCACCGGTCAGGATACTTCTACTCCTCTTAATGCTACCAATATAGCAGGTATTAACAATGAGAGAGCAATCAATCTGGCGGCAGGCTACTATACAGTAAGAGTAACTGATAATACTACTTACCTGACCTGTTCATCTACAAGAACATTCCAGATATTAAATGACCGACCTACTGTAAGTGTACCTACAGCAGGGTTGGATATTACGAATGTTATAAGCTGTGCACCGAGCAATGGTAGTCAGATAATCGTAACTGACATTATGGAAGATGGTGTCTCCGTAGGTACTGCTAACTATACTTTTGAGTGGTACGATGCTAGTAATAACATTTTACCTAATGCAGGAACTCCTAATACAACAAACCAGATCAATGACCTTGCAACAGGCAGCTATTATGTAAAGGCAATCAGCACCTTAAGTGCCTGTCAAACAACACTGATCGAATTCACTATTGATGATGCTACGATTGGAGATCCTTCAGTAGACCTGATCAGCTTCCAAAACCCAACAAAGTGTTTACAGCCAGCCAATTTACTTGGTGAGTTGCATGTAAGTGCCAGTGGTGCCGGAGGTGGTTTTTCTTACGCATGGACCTATCCTGATGGTACTTTAGCCTCAGGAGCAGATCAGATTAATCTGGTTGATGCGGGAACATATACTGTAGTTGTCACGAATACCACAACTTTATGTTCTACAACAGAGACTTACACATTAGTTGAGGAAGAGTACCCAGTGAACCTTTCGACATCCGCATCCCCTGTCACCACATGTGACCCTGGAGATGATGGAGTTGTATTTGGTACGGTTATGACCTCCCCAAACAATTATACATACACCTGGACAGCTCCTTCCCCTGATAATTCCACATTTGTCGGAAGAGAGTGGTCGGATCGTGCTTTAGATGGCACCTATTCCTTAACGGCTGTTGACAATACTGATGCAAGTTGTATAGCAACTGGTACAGCTACCATTGACATGGAACAAGAAATGCCTGTAGTTACTGCCGTAGTTAAAGGTGCCGTTACCGTCTGCGACCTTACCAAAGCAGACGGTTCTGCTATCGCTACCGTCGATGGCTCATACGTCGGTTATACTTTCGAATGGTATGATGCCAGTGGGTCTCCTACACCAGTTTATGTAGGTCCTGAGTTCTTTGGCATGGAACCAGGCACATACGAAGTCGTGGCCATTGACAACATTACTAAATGTAGTGCTACTCAGGAAGTGACCATTGAAGAGAATATCACTACCATGCCGGACCCTACTATTGAAGTATTATCACATGTTACTAATTGTGAAACTCAGGATGATGGTGCACTTTCTGCATCTGTAAACGGAAATACGCAGGACTATATTTTCTACTGGTTTGTGGGGCAGCAAGTCACTACTGACACTGCTCATGTAGGTGAGATATGGAATAACCTGACTGTTGGTGAATACACCGTAATTGCCAAAAGCAGAATTACCGGTTGTATCTCTAACCCCGACACCGATGCCATTAATGGTGAGTTTGTATTTCCGGAATTTGAATTCGTGGTTGGCAATGCAAGTTGTGATCAGGAAAATGGTTTTGCCAGATTTGTACTTACCAATAGCGTAGAGATAGACAGTATTACATGGACACTGGCTGGTTCTGACCAGATTATTGCACATGGACCAAATCTTTCTCCGGCTTATGCGGGTGTATACACCGTAACAGCTACAACAGCTAAAGGATGCTCTGTATCTGAAGATGTTGAGATACATACAGAGATCAACCCTTATAATGGTATTTCAAGGAATGGTGATGCTTCCAACGACTATTTCAGAATAGATTGTATAGACAAATATCCTGAAAACCTGGTGAAGATCTTTAACAGGGCAGGTACCCAGGTATATGAAGCCGAAGGCTATGACAACGAAACTACCTTCTTTGACGGTGTTTCTAATAAAGGAATTAGCATAATTGGTACAAGTTTACCAGATGGTACTTATTTTTACGTCATCGATAAGAGAGATGGTTCCAAGCCGACCGCTGGATATCTTGAAATCGTTAACTAA
- a CDS encoding PorP/SprF family type IX secretion system membrane protein: protein MKILKTSLVVVLLALLWNTSQAQQYPVYSQYLFNGLVINPAYAGSHVQFSATAMYRNQWVNFDGAPKTLSFSAHSALAKNKVGVGLLITNDEIGSYSNQSMFGSYAFIIKSPVGTLAMGLQAGFNLTSADFSNLNLDDPNDASFANIESRFKPNFGAGVYFHNDLLFAGLSVPFLLNNKVSGGVEQLASEISEARYYYLHGGMVLPLNRAKTVQFNPAMLIQAQEGSPLRIDINAGFIFHEVFSVGASYRNIDAIITYIDLKLSEQFHFGYSYDWTTSDINQFSQGTHEFMLNYRFRIRKIHGNVECPSLLKF from the coding sequence ATGAAAATTTTGAAGACTAGTTTAGTCGTTGTCTTACTCGCTTTGTTATGGAATACATCCCAGGCTCAGCAGTATCCGGTTTACTCGCAGTACCTGTTCAATGGCCTTGTCATTAACCCTGCCTACGCAGGAAGCCATGTGCAGTTCAGTGCCACGGCCATGTACAGAAACCAGTGGGTAAACTTTGACGGAGCTCCTAAAACACTATCTTTCAGTGCACATAGTGCACTGGCGAAGAATAAAGTGGGTGTCGGGCTCCTGATCACAAATGATGAAATCGGTAGCTATTCGAACCAAAGCATGTTTGGTAGTTATGCGTTTATTATAAAGTCTCCTGTAGGTACCCTGGCTATGGGCCTACAGGCAGGCTTCAATTTAACGTCAGCAGATTTCAGTAATTTGAATCTGGATGATCCCAATGATGCCTCTTTTGCTAATATCGAAAGCAGGTTTAAGCCGAACTTCGGAGCAGGGGTTTATTTTCACAATGATCTTCTGTTCGCCGGTCTATCTGTACCCTTCCTCTTAAACAACAAAGTATCCGGAGGCGTAGAGCAATTGGCCAGCGAAATTTCGGAAGCCCGTTATTATTACCTGCATGGAGGAATGGTACTACCGCTTAACAGGGCAAAGACAGTACAGTTTAATCCTGCAATGCTAATCCAGGCCCAGGAGGGTTCACCACTAAGGATCGATATCAATGCGGGTTTTATCTTCCATGAAGTATTCAGTGTAGGTGCATCCTACAGAAACATTGATGCTATTATTACCTACATTGACCTGAAGCTGAGTGAGCAGTTCCATTTCGGTTATTCTTACGATTGGACTACCTCCGACATTAATCAGTTCTCCCAGGGAACGCACGAATTTATGCTTAATTATAGATTCAGAATAAGAAAAATTCACGGAAACGTTGAGTGCCCGAGTTTACTGAAATTCTGA
- a CDS encoding alpha/beta hydrolase family protein, protein MTEKINVSEKIGLVSCEILPAPSAKAVMVLSHGAGAGMHHQFMISLAEQLAEVNITSLRFNFPYMEQGKKRPDVPRIAVKTIEEAINKARQLFPELPIFGGGKSFGGRMTSLYAASNHHDLAGLVFYGFPLHPPGKPSVNRADHLSKINCPMLFLQGTRDKLATSSLITEVTASLSKATLINLEGADHSFHMLKKSGITDEQVIRQLAVHTLKWTLR, encoded by the coding sequence ATGACAGAAAAAATCAACGTTTCAGAGAAAATTGGATTGGTTAGTTGTGAAATCCTCCCCGCACCATCTGCCAAAGCCGTAATGGTACTTAGCCATGGAGCAGGTGCAGGAATGCATCATCAGTTTATGATTTCACTCGCGGAGCAGCTGGCAGAGGTAAACATTACTTCTCTGAGGTTCAATTTTCCATACATGGAGCAGGGCAAAAAGCGACCTGACGTACCACGTATAGCCGTAAAAACCATTGAAGAAGCCATAAATAAAGCACGCCAGCTCTTTCCGGAACTTCCTATATTTGGGGGTGGAAAGTCCTTTGGCGGAAGAATGACATCTCTATATGCTGCATCAAACCATCATGATCTGGCCGGATTGGTATTCTATGGTTTTCCTCTTCACCCGCCGGGCAAGCCATCAGTTAATAGAGCGGATCACCTCAGCAAAATTAACTGCCCTATGCTTTTTCTTCAGGGCACCCGCGATAAGCTGGCGACTTCCAGCCTCATTACGGAGGTGACTGCTTCTTTATCCAAGGCTACATTAATAAACCTGGAAGGTGCCGACCATTCTTTTCACATGCTCAAAAAAAGTGGGATTACTGATGAGCAGGTAATTAGACAACTTGCCGTCCACACCTTGAAATGGACCCTGAGATAA
- a CDS encoding ATP-binding protein, whose translation MKLLFCIILSSFAISSTAQRDTVIIRNFNTGSYKATSFNYMGLQARDGMYYFGNENGILQYDGSEWQLHTVKNYSGIFSMTEGENNTFYVGGYNEFGYVKKDSAGTLIYTSLRNKVSMDSTINEVWQTIIFNESVYFLSYDRILRWDGVEIHHISVKDAYLFPVNGKLYASVLNGNMIRLEGDSTIFVSDKIKFGEDAAFQILPGPANKHIIFTSFHGLYLFDENNGIIEKWSISANDLLIKSQLYSAIHWQDSLYACTTWTNGLIFLNKDGEVVKKITANDGLSTNSLREPMQDSRNNLWVASNFGITYLQWPELNQPASPPATIITKVTYKGETLITPYLSNLQVSYESPVTFHFATPGFDKDDLEYSYFLEGADAGWSEWNDDIKKEYRHINGGKYKFHVKARLLNDMESQPATLAYHVYKPWYLSNWFVVIIIMILVSSIYLLVRLRTLQLSRINRQLEGLVEERTAELVAQREQLRNVNKDLRTMNTELDNFVYRSSHDLVAPLKSLKGLINLAKMDNPGERQIHYLHIMNSSVLRLEDFIKSIMDYSVNAKREIELKEVTLDSIINEIVAEIKYFEKAERVDLFKEYKPDFIIKSDPSRLKIILSNLITNSVKYHNYDQPRPFIKVFASTTAEYTEVKIKDNGQGIPEEFLVKIFDMFFRASESAEGSGLGLYIVKDTVDKLGAKISVESKYGEGTTFTLKLGN comes from the coding sequence GTGAAGCTACTCTTTTGTATTATACTATCTTCTTTTGCCATTTCCTCCACAGCACAGCGGGACACTGTGATTATCCGGAATTTTAATACAGGGAGCTACAAAGCCACCTCTTTTAATTATATGGGGTTGCAGGCCCGTGATGGCATGTACTATTTCGGCAATGAAAATGGAATCCTGCAGTATGACGGCAGTGAATGGCAGCTTCACACTGTAAAAAACTACTCTGGTATCTTTTCTATGACCGAGGGTGAGAACAACACTTTTTATGTAGGTGGTTATAATGAGTTTGGATATGTTAAAAAAGACTCTGCGGGTACTCTTATCTACACTTCATTAAGAAATAAGGTGAGCATGGACTCTACCATCAATGAGGTATGGCAAACCATTATATTCAACGAAAGTGTTTATTTCCTCTCGTATGACCGGATTTTGAGGTGGGATGGTGTCGAAATTCATCATATTTCTGTTAAGGACGCATACCTTTTTCCTGTTAATGGAAAACTGTATGCCTCCGTTTTGAATGGCAATATGATAAGGCTTGAGGGAGACAGTACTATTTTTGTAAGTGATAAAATAAAGTTTGGTGAGGATGCCGCATTCCAGATTTTACCAGGCCCGGCTAACAAGCACATTATTTTTACTTCTTTTCATGGGTTGTATCTTTTTGATGAAAATAATGGGATCATAGAAAAATGGAGTATTAGCGCCAATGATCTCTTAATCAAAAGTCAGCTATACTCTGCCATTCATTGGCAGGACAGCCTCTATGCTTGTACAACATGGACTAATGGTCTTATATTTCTCAATAAAGATGGTGAGGTCGTAAAAAAAATTACAGCAAATGACGGACTTTCAACCAATTCACTGCGTGAGCCCATGCAGGATAGCCGTAATAATCTTTGGGTTGCTTCAAATTTCGGTATCACATACTTGCAATGGCCGGAACTTAACCAGCCCGCTTCCCCTCCTGCAACCATAATAACAAAAGTTACATACAAAGGAGAAACATTAATAACACCATATTTATCAAATCTTCAGGTATCATATGAATCACCGGTAACATTTCATTTTGCTACTCCGGGTTTTGATAAAGATGACCTGGAGTACAGCTATTTTCTGGAAGGTGCTGACGCTGGCTGGTCTGAGTGGAACGATGATATAAAGAAGGAATACAGGCACATAAACGGCGGGAAATATAAATTTCATGTCAAGGCGCGCCTTTTAAATGATATGGAAAGTCAGCCGGCGACACTCGCATACCATGTATACAAGCCCTGGTACCTATCCAACTGGTTTGTGGTGATAATTATAATGATTTTGGTGTCCTCAATATATCTGCTTGTACGACTTAGAACACTTCAGCTAAGCAGAATCAACAGGCAATTGGAAGGCCTCGTTGAGGAGAGGACCGCTGAGCTGGTAGCACAAAGAGAACAGCTCCGGAATGTAAATAAAGACTTACGGACTATGAATACCGAGCTTGACAACTTTGTTTACCGCTCATCTCATGACCTTGTTGCCCCGCTTAAATCCTTAAAAGGACTGATTAACCTGGCGAAAATGGATAATCCGGGTGAGCGACAAATACATTATCTCCATATCATGAATTCCAGTGTCCTGAGGCTGGAGGATTTTATTAAAAGCATAATGGACTACTCTGTCAATGCCAAAAGGGAAATTGAGTTGAAAGAAGTAACTCTGGATAGCATTATCAATGAAATTGTAGCTGAGATAAAATACTTTGAAAAGGCTGAAAGGGTTGATTTGTTTAAGGAATATAAACCTGACTTTATTATTAAATCAGACCCCAGCAGGCTGAAGATCATCTTAAGCAACCTGATCACCAATAGCGTAAAATACCATAACTATGACCAACCCAGGCCATTCATCAAGGTATTCGCCTCCACAACCGCAGAATATACTGAAGTTAAAATAAAGGACAATGGTCAGGGCATACCTGAAGAATTCCTCGTCAAGATCTTCGATATGTTCTTCCGGGCATCAGAAAGTGCAGAAGGCTCCGGTCTGGGCCTGTATATCGTGAAGGATACAGTGGACAAACTTGGAGCTAAGATCTCAGTTGAGTCCAAATATGGTGAAGGGACTACTTTCACGTTGAAGTTGGGTAATTGA
- a CDS encoding REP-associated tyrosine transposase, with translation MSSKYKIRDQSRLHFISFAVVEWVDVFTRNLYKDLLIESLIYCQKKKGLKLYGWCIMTNHVHLIISSEEGYKQEDILRDFKKFTSKRIIEAIISNERESRKNWMIWLFKAAGEKNNNNKNYQFWQQDNHPIELSTNHLMQQKLDYIHDNPVESGVVSEPEHYIYSSATDYAGGKGLIDIEFIQ, from the coding sequence TTGAGTAGTAAATATAAAATAAGGGATCAGTCCAGACTACATTTTATAAGTTTTGCCGTAGTCGAATGGGTTGATGTATTTACCCGAAATCTTTACAAAGATCTACTTATCGAGAGCCTGATTTACTGCCAGAAAAAGAAAGGCTTAAAGTTGTATGGTTGGTGCATCATGACCAACCATGTTCATTTGATCATTTCTTCTGAAGAAGGTTATAAACAAGAAGATATTCTTAGGGATTTTAAAAAGTTTACTTCCAAAAGAATTATTGAGGCAATAATAAGTAACGAAAGGGAAAGTCGAAAAAACTGGATGATATGGTTATTTAAAGCTGCAGGAGAGAAAAATAACAATAACAAGAATTATCAGTTCTGGCAACAAGACAACCATCCCATTGAACTATCCACCAACCACCTCATGCAACAAAAACTGGATTATATTCATGATAATCCTGTAGAATCAGGAGTAGTTAGCGAGCCTGAGCATTACATTTATAGTAGTGCTACAGACTATGCAGGAGGGAAGGGGTTAATTGATATTGAGTTTATTCAATGA